In Anaerostipes hadrus ATCC 29173 = JCM 17467, a single genomic region encodes these proteins:
- a CDS encoding PucR family transcriptional regulator ligand-binding domain-containing protein, with the protein MKYEELFQLKDFQKGKLLTGNNILLREITGAHVIEMADGVNWAGRGELVFTSGVGFHDIDNEMKLLIETVAKNYAAGIVVEIGPYIKDVTQEWIDHAQKLNIPLMTLPYDVPITRIISGIIKERYS; encoded by the coding sequence ATGAAATATGAAGAACTTTTTCAGTTAAAAGATTTTCAGAAAGGAAAATTGCTGACAGGAAATAATATTTTATTAAGAGAGATCACAGGAGCTCATGTGATTGAGATGGCAGATGGAGTAAACTGGGCAGGCAGAGGTGAGTTGGTATTTACAAGCGGTGTTGGATTTCACGATATTGACAACGAAATGAAACTACTTATTGAAACGGTTGCGAAAAATTATGCAGCAGGAATCGTGGTGGAGATTGGACCATATATCAAAGATGTAACACAAGAATGGATCGATCATGCACAGAAACTAAATATTCCACTGATGACACTTCCATATGATGTTCCGATCACAAGGATCATTTCAGGAATTATTAAAGAAAGATATTCATGA
- a CDS encoding Abi family protein, with product MKLLKTSDELISHMKIKGIKFDIAKEEDAKVFLQNNNYYMKLASYRANYDKQKSSDKYINLDFAYLQELSTIDMHLRYLILQMCLDVEHALKTRLLKDIEDNPEEDGYDIIRRFVTKYERSCQNIQKHKSSEYCRELIEKYYPYFPAWVFVELISFGDMVKLYEYYTERYPGRLKDSDLLYSIRDLRNATAHSNCLINKLQKGTNKPSVKIIKFVSNIDGIGASMRKNKLSNKFLYDFVTLLYVYNEFINADVVKEKRFKQIQVFIDGRAIKNKEYFDKNECIKTAYFFVKKVVDYINEAC from the coding sequence ATGAAATTACTTAAAACAAGTGACGAATTGATATCTCATATGAAAATAAAGGGAATAAAATTTGATATAGCTAAAGAAGAAGATGCAAAGGTATTTCTTCAAAATAATAATTACTACATGAAACTAGCATCTTATAGAGCCAATTATGACAAGCAAAAAAGTAGCGATAAGTACATAAATCTTGATTTTGCTTATTTGCAGGAATTGTCAACCATTGATATGCATTTACGGTATTTAATATTGCAAATGTGTCTTGATGTCGAACATGCTTTAAAAACCAGATTGTTAAAAGATATAGAGGATAATCCAGAAGAAGATGGTTATGATATTATTAGAAGATTTGTTACAAAGTATGAGAGAAGTTGTCAAAATATACAGAAACACAAATCTAGTGAATATTGCAGAGAATTGATAGAGAAGTATTATCCATATTTTCCTGCATGGGTATTTGTAGAATTAATATCTTTTGGAGATATGGTGAAGTTGTATGAGTATTATACGGAGAGGTATCCAGGGCGTTTAAAAGATAGTGACTTGTTGTATTCAATAAGGGATTTAAGAAATGCAACTGCACATAGTAATTGCCTGATAAATAAACTTCAAAAAGGAACAAATAAGCCATCTGTTAAAATTATAAAATTTGTTTCAAATATAGATGGAATAGGTGCATCTATGAGAAAGAACAAATTGAGTAATAAGTTTTTGTATGATTTTGTTACATTGCTTTATGTTTACAATGAATTTATTAATGCAGATGTTGTGAAAGAGAAGAGGTTTAAGCAGATACAAGTATTTATAGATGGTCGTGCAATAAAAAATAAAGAGTATTTTGATAAAAATGAATGCATAAAAACAGCATATTTTTTTGTAAAAAAAGTTGTTGACTATATAAATGAAGCGTGTTAA
- the rpsI gene encoding 30S ribosomal protein S9, whose translation MATAKYYGTGRRKHSVARVYLVPGTGKITINKRDIDEYLGLETLKVVVRQPLVATDTIDKYDVLVNVHGGGFTGQAGAIRHGISRALLQVDGEFRSTLKKAGFLTRDPRMKERKKPGLRKARRAPQFSKR comes from the coding sequence GTGGCTACAGCAAAATATTACGGAACTGGTAGAAGAAAACACAGTGTTGCCAGAGTATATTTAGTACCTGGAACAGGAAAAATCACAATCAACAAAAGAGATATTGATGAATATCTTGGATTAGAAACATTAAAAGTAGTTGTACGTCAGCCATTAGTTGCAACAGATACAATTGACAAATATGATGTATTAGTAAACGTTCATGGTGGTGGATTTACAGGACAGGCTGGAGCAATCCGTCATGGTATTTCCAGAGCTTTATTACAGGTTGATGGAGAATTCCGTTCAACATTAAAGAAAGCTGGATTCTTAACAAGAGACCCAAGAATGAAAGAAAGAAAGAAACCAGGTCTTCGCAAAGCACGTCGTGCACCACAGTTCTCAAAACGTTAA
- the rplM gene encoding 50S ribosomal protein L13, protein MKSFMASPSTIEREWYVVDATGHTLGRLASEIATILRGKNKPTYTPHIDTGDNVIVINAEKIKVTGKKLDQKIYYHHSDYVGGMKEQTLKEKLAKKPEDVIYLAVKGMLPKGPLGRQMIKKLHVYAGAEHNHVAQQPKALEIKY, encoded by the coding sequence ATGAAAAGTTTTATGGCCAGCCCATCAACAATTGAAAGAGAATGGTATGTAGTTGATGCTACAGGACATACATTAGGACGTTTAGCATCTGAGATCGCAACAATCTTAAGAGGTAAAAACAAACCAACTTATACACCACATATCGATACAGGAGATAACGTGATCGTTATCAACGCTGAGAAGATCAAAGTAACTGGTAAGAAATTAGACCAGAAGATCTACTATCATCATTCAGACTATGTTGGTGGAATGAAAGAACAGACATTAAAAGAAAAATTAGCTAAAAAACCTGAAGACGTAATCTATCTTGCAGTTAAAGGAATGCTTCCAAAAGGACCTTTAGGAAGACAGATGATTAAGAAACTTCACGTATATGCAGGTGCAGAGCACAACCATGTAGCTCAGCAGCCAAAAGCATTAGAGATCAAGTATTAA
- a CDS encoding AEC family transporter, with product MQNSFIIFQKLLVLFGFMLIGYLSYKKKWISDDTSSQISGLIVNIFNPALIISGVIGSVGNGNWNLVIMDLILAVILFVVLILISPAFVRILGVKKDERNIYAVMLIFSNLGFMGIPIIEELYGRGAIFYVALYTLVYNILFYTYGIYLFEKERAMQTGQKAKIIFHWKKMINPGMVACLAALLIFAFQIDAPAPAVSFVQYLGNAAIPLSMIITGVSLAKMPLIEVFKDIKMYQFTFLKMLVIPMIAAFAIRLFHLDPVLSGIMVLMFGMPNGSMAVMMAIDYGLDSSICSRGIVLTTLLSIITLPIVAYLI from the coding sequence ATGCAGAATAGCTTTATCATATTTCAGAAATTGTTAGTATTGTTTGGTTTTATGCTGATCGGATACCTAAGTTATAAGAAAAAATGGATCAGTGATGATACAAGTTCACAGATATCAGGACTGATCGTAAATATATTTAATCCTGCATTGATCATATCTGGCGTGATCGGTTCCGTTGGAAATGGAAACTGGAATCTTGTGATCATGGACCTGATCCTTGCAGTGATCTTATTTGTGGTATTGATCCTGATCAGTCCGGCATTTGTTCGTATTCTAGGTGTAAAAAAAGATGAAAGAAATATCTATGCAGTGATGCTGATCTTTTCGAATCTTGGATTTATGGGGATTCCGATCATTGAAGAATTATACGGTAGAGGAGCTATTTTTTATGTAGCACTGTATACACTGGTATATAATATTCTCTTTTACACCTATGGAATTTATCTTTTTGAGAAAGAACGTGCCATGCAGACAGGACAAAAAGCTAAGATTATATTCCACTGGAAAAAGATGATCAATCCAGGAATGGTCGCATGTCTGGCTGCGTTATTGATTTTTGCATTTCAGATCGACGCACCAGCACCTGCGGTAAGTTTTGTACAATACTTAGGAAATGCAGCAATCCCACTCTCCATGATCATTACCGGGGTATCTTTAGCGAAGATGCCACTGATCGAAGTTTTCAAAGACATCAAGATGTATCAGTTTACATTTTTAAAGATGCTGGTGATCCCAATGATTGCAGCATTTGCGATCCGGCTGTTTCATTTAGATCCTGTTCTCTCGGGGATCATGGTATTAATGTTTGGAATGCCAAATGGAAGCATGGCAGTGATGATGGCAATCGATTATGGATTAGACAGTTCCATTTGCAGCAGAGGAATCGTACTGACAACACTGTTATCGATCATAACGTTGCCGATTGTAGCATATCTTATTTGA
- the truA gene encoding tRNA pseudouridine(38-40) synthase TruA, giving the protein MKRVKLIVAYDGTGYCGWQVQPNEITVEGVLNKHISELTGEDIKVIGASRTDSGVHALGNVAVFDTESRIPGEKMAKALNARLPEDIIIQDSKEVPLDYHPRFQDTRKTYEYTFYNARYDNPVTSRHHHFVYVPLDVEKMKEAASYFLGEHCFISMCSSKAQVTSYVREIYECDVTQNGRYITMRVTGSGFLYNMVRLMAGTLLEVGRGKQEPQWVKEILASKERVTPGPKLPAKGLTLIQIEYPEDRENAE; this is encoded by the coding sequence ATGAAACGAGTAAAATTAATCGTAGCCTATGATGGAACTGGTTATTGTGGATGGCAGGTACAGCCAAACGAGATTACAGTCGAAGGTGTCTTAAATAAGCATATATCAGAACTGACAGGAGAAGACATCAAAGTGATCGGAGCCAGCAGAACGGATTCAGGAGTCCACGCATTAGGAAATGTAGCTGTATTCGACACGGAAAGCCGTATTCCGGGAGAGAAGATGGCAAAAGCATTAAATGCAAGACTACCAGAAGATATCATTATTCAGGACTCCAAAGAAGTGCCATTAGACTACCATCCAAGGTTTCAGGATACAAGAAAGACATATGAATATACCTTTTACAATGCAAGATACGATAATCCCGTGACAAGCAGACATCATCATTTTGTATATGTACCACTTGATGTGGAGAAAATGAAAGAAGCAGCTTCTTATTTCTTAGGGGAACACTGTTTTATCAGTATGTGCAGCAGTAAAGCACAGGTTACATCCTATGTCAGAGAGATTTACGAATGTGATGTGACACAAAATGGCAGATATATCACGATGAGAGTCACAGGAAGCGGTTTTCTCTATAATATGGTACGTTTAATGGCAGGAACGCTTTTAGAGGTCGGAAGAGGAAAACAAGAACCACAATGGGTCAAAGAAATCTTAGCATCCAAAGAAAGAGTTACACCAGGACCAAAACTTCCAGCAAAAGGCTTGACATTAATTCAGATCGAATATCCGGAGGACCGCGAGAATGCAGAATAG
- a CDS encoding energy-coupling factor transporter transmembrane component T family protein, translated as MLKDITIGQYYKEDSLIHRLDPRVKLFAVLIYVITLFMHKAPATYVMSLLFLIITIKISKVPVKYILRGLKAIAVILLFSVMINMLFIPGKPVIQFWIISISAEGIRTTIYLGSRLIMLVLGTSLLTFTTTPNELTDGLDKSLGFLNKVGVPVHEIAMMMSIALRFIPILTEELEKIMKAQTARGIDFESGGLLKRVKSMVPIIVPLFVAAIRRANDLAMAMESRCYHGGVGRTKLKPLKYEKRDKIAYIVLFVFLAVMIYLSFFSPWR; from the coding sequence ATGCTCAAGGATATAACAATTGGACAATATTATAAAGAAGACTCTCTGATCCACAGACTTGATCCGAGAGTGAAATTATTTGCAGTCTTGATCTACGTCATTACATTATTTATGCATAAAGCACCTGCAACTTATGTGATGTCACTATTATTTTTGATCATAACGATCAAGATTTCAAAGGTACCTGTAAAATATATTTTAAGAGGATTAAAAGCAATTGCAGTGATCTTATTATTCTCTGTAATGATCAATATGTTATTTATTCCAGGAAAACCAGTGATCCAGTTCTGGATCATATCAATTTCTGCAGAAGGGATCAGGACAACTATTTATCTGGGAAGCCGTCTGATCATGCTGGTATTAGGAACGTCTTTACTGACATTTACAACAACACCAAATGAACTGACAGACGGACTAGACAAATCACTGGGATTTTTAAATAAAGTCGGAGTACCAGTACATGAGATTGCTATGATGATGTCAATCGCACTAAGATTTATTCCAATCTTAACAGAAGAATTAGAAAAGATCATGAAAGCCCAGACAGCCAGAGGAATCGACTTTGAATCCGGAGGTCTCTTAAAACGAGTAAAAAGCATGGTTCCGATTATAGTACCACTGTTTGTAGCAGCGATCCGAAGAGCAAATGACCTTGCAATGGCAATGGAATCACGTTGTTACCATGGCGGTGTTGGAAGAACTAAATTAAAACCATTAAAATACGAGAAAAGAGATAAAATAGCGTATATCGTCCTGTTTGTATTTTTAGCAGTGATGATTTATTTATCCTTTTTCAGTCCATGGAGGTAA
- a CDS encoding energy-coupling factor transporter ATPase, which produces MSIRLEHVSYAYEDNSSKKNYALKDINLEIKKEEFIAVIGHTGSGKSTLIQHLNGLIKPTSGTIYFDDEDIYSEGYPLRELRGKVGICFQYPEHQLFETTILDDVCFGPMNFGKTKEEATEIAVKCLKDVGLPEKLYQKSPFELSGGQKRRVAIAGILAMEPEYFILDEPTAGLDPVGKDQILNLLKKLHEEKKITIILVSHSMEDVADYAQCVIVMNGGQVMYEGDKKEVFSHKKELEEAGLAVPFYRQVCEELADRGFPIQRDLLTLEETKEAILEGLKGLRGK; this is translated from the coding sequence ATGTCAATTCGTTTAGAACATGTAAGTTACGCATATGAAGATAATTCTAGCAAGAAGAATTACGCATTAAAAGATATAAACTTAGAAATAAAAAAAGAAGAATTCATTGCAGTGATCGGACACACAGGTTCTGGAAAATCAACATTGATCCAGCATCTAAATGGATTGATCAAACCAACGTCTGGAACAATATATTTCGATGATGAAGATATATATTCAGAAGGATACCCATTACGAGAATTACGTGGAAAAGTCGGTATATGTTTCCAGTATCCAGAACATCAGCTATTTGAGACAACGATTTTAGATGATGTATGTTTTGGTCCAATGAACTTTGGAAAGACAAAAGAAGAAGCAACAGAGATTGCTGTCAAATGTTTAAAAGATGTTGGATTACCAGAGAAATTATATCAAAAATCGCCATTTGAATTATCTGGCGGACAGAAGCGAAGAGTAGCAATCGCAGGGATTCTTGCAATGGAGCCAGAATATTTCATTTTGGATGAACCAACAGCAGGACTTGATCCGGTCGGAAAAGATCAGATCTTAAATCTGTTAAAGAAACTTCATGAAGAAAAGAAGATTACGATCATTCTGGTATCACACAGTATGGAAGATGTTGCAGATTATGCACAGTGTGTGATCGTTATGAATGGTGGACAGGTCATGTATGAAGGAGATAAAAAAGAAGTATTCTCTCACAAGAAAGAACTAGAAGAAGCAGGGCTTGCTGTACCGTTTTATCGTCAAGTATGTGAAGAACTCGCAGACAGAGGGTTCCCAATCCAGAGGGATTTATTGACATTAGAAGAAACAAAAGAAGCAATTTTAGAAGGACTAAAAGGACTGAGAGGAAAATAA
- a CDS encoding energy-coupling factor transporter ATPase, with amino-acid sequence MSILKIKDLVHKYVTYGDTEEDKQEIAAINHIDINVEKGEFVAILGKNGSGKSSLAKHINGLLMPTEGTVYIKGMDTKDESTLLKVRQSAGIVFQNPDNQIVGTTVEEDTAFGPENLGIASKDIWTRITAALTGVGMIAYKEASPNHLSGGQKQRVAIAGIMAMEPECIVLDEPTAMLDPEGRRHVLSLVKALNKEKNITILMVTHHMEEVILADRIIVMDQGKIVMDGKPKEIFSRVDEMKTLGLEVPYATELAWELKKEGVNLSDTITTKEELVEELCQFV; translated from the coding sequence ATGTCCATATTGAAAATAAAAGACTTAGTTCACAAATATGTGACCTATGGAGACACAGAAGAAGACAAGCAAGAGATTGCAGCAATCAATCATATTGATATCAATGTTGAGAAAGGTGAATTTGTAGCAATCCTTGGAAAGAATGGTTCTGGGAAATCATCGCTTGCGAAGCATATCAATGGACTTTTGATGCCGACAGAAGGCACAGTATATATCAAAGGAATGGATACAAAAGATGAAAGTACCCTCTTAAAAGTCAGACAGAGTGCAGGAATCGTATTTCAGAATCCAGATAACCAGATCGTAGGAACAACGGTAGAAGAAGACACAGCCTTCGGTCCAGAAAACCTCGGAATAGCTTCCAAAGATATCTGGACAAGGATCACAGCGGCTCTTACAGGTGTGGGAATGATCGCATATAAAGAAGCAAGTCCCAATCATCTTTCTGGCGGACAGAAACAGAGAGTAGCGATCGCAGGGATCATGGCAATGGAACCAGAATGTATCGTATTAGACGAACCAACAGCCATGCTAGATCCAGAAGGCCGCAGACATGTTTTATCTCTTGTGAAAGCATTGAATAAAGAAAAGAATATTACGATCCTTATGGTAACACATCATATGGAAGAAGTAATCTTAGCAGATCGTATCATCGTGATGGATCAAGGAAAGATTGTCATGGATGGAAAACCAAAAGAGATCTTTTCAAGAGTTGATGAGATGAAAACATTAGGTCTGGAAGTTCCGTACGCAACAGAACTTGCATGGGAACTAAAAAAAGAAGGTGTTAACTTGTCAGATACGATAACAACAAAGGAAGAGCTGGTGGAGGAATTATGTCAATTCGTTTAG
- a CDS encoding bL17 family ribosomal protein, with protein MAKYRKLGRTASQRKALIRAEVTNLLHHGKIVTTEAKAKEIRKVAEKLIALAVKEKDNFETVTVDAKVAKKDENGKRVKEVVDGKKVTVYETVQKEIKKDLPSRLHARRQMLKVLYPVTEVPTEAAGKKANTKKVDLTAKLFDEYAPKYAERNGGYTRIVKIAQRKGDAALKVVLELV; from the coding sequence ATGGCAAAATACAGAAAATTAGGAAGAACAGCTTCCCAGAGAAAAGCACTGATCCGTGCAGAAGTAACAAATCTGTTACATCATGGAAAAATCGTTACAACTGAAGCAAAAGCAAAAGAAATCCGCAAGGTAGCTGAGAAACTGATCGCTTTAGCTGTAAAAGAAAAAGACAACTTTGAAACAGTTACAGTTGACGCTAAAGTTGCTAAGAAAGATGAAAACGGAAAACGCGTGAAAGAAGTTGTAGATGGTAAGAAAGTTACTGTTTATGAAACAGTTCAGAAAGAAATCAAAAAAGATTTACCATCCCGCTTACATGCAAGAAGACAGATGTTAAAGGTATTATATCCTGTAACAGAAGTTCCTACAGAAGCAGCTGGTAAGAAAGCTAATACAAAGAAAGTTGATTTAACAGCTAAGTTATTCGACGAGTATGCACCAAAATATGCTGAACGTAACGGTGGTTACACAAGAATCGTTAAGATTGCTCAGCGTAAAGGTGATGCAGCATTAAAAGTAGTACTTGAATTAGTTTAA
- a CDS encoding DNA-directed RNA polymerase subunit alpha, whose protein sequence is MFEFEKPNIEINEISEDNRFGRFVVEPLERGYGTTLGNSLRRIMLSSLPGAAVSSVKIKGVLHEFSSIPGVKEDVPEIIMNIKSLAIKNNSSSAETKQAYIEFSGKGVVTAGDIKADSDIEILNPELVIATLSDDSSKLDMELTITNGRGYVGADKADKEGKAIDEIAVDAIYTPVERVNLKVENTRVGQITDYDKLTLDVFTNGTLTPDESVSLAAKVLCEHLNLFVDLSENAKTAEVMVEKEDDEKEKVLEMSIDELELSVRSYNCLKRAGINTVEELTNKTSEDMMKVRNLGRKSLEEVLAKLSELGLSLSSGEE, encoded by the coding sequence ATGTTTGAATTTGAAAAACCAAATATTGAGATTAATGAGATTTCAGAAGATAACCGTTTTGGACGCTTTGTTGTGGAACCTTTGGAAAGAGGTTATGGTACAACTTTAGGTAATTCCTTAAGACGTATCATGCTTTCTTCTCTGCCAGGTGCAGCAGTAAGTTCAGTAAAGATCAAAGGTGTTCTGCATGAGTTCAGTTCCATCCCAGGGGTTAAAGAAGATGTACCTGAGATCATCATGAATATCAAATCTCTGGCAATTAAAAACAACAGCTCATCCGCTGAAACAAAGCAGGCTTATATTGAGTTTTCAGGAAAGGGTGTAGTAACTGCCGGAGATATTAAAGCGGACAGTGATATCGAAATCTTAAATCCAGAGCTTGTGATCGCAACATTAAGTGATGACAGCAGCAAACTGGATATGGAGCTTACAATCACAAACGGACGCGGATATGTAGGCGCAGACAAAGCAGACAAAGAAGGAAAAGCAATCGATGAGATCGCAGTTGATGCGATTTACACACCAGTTGAGCGTGTAAACTTAAAGGTTGAGAATACTCGTGTAGGTCAGATCACAGATTATGACAAATTAACATTAGATGTATTCACAAACGGAACACTAACACCAGATGAGTCTGTAAGTTTAGCAGCGAAAGTATTATGCGAGCACTTAAACTTATTTGTAGATCTTTCTGAGAATGCCAAGACAGCAGAAGTTATGGTAGAAAAAGAAGATGACGAGAAAGAAAAAGTTCTTGAAATGAGCATTGATGAATTAGAATTATCTGTTCGTTCATACAATTGCTTAAAGAGAGCTGGCATCAATACAGTAGAAGAATTAACTAATAAGACTTCAGAAGATATGATGAAAGTTCGTAACTTAGGACGTAAATCGTTAGAAGAAGTTTTAGCTAAGTTAAGTGAATTAGGATTATCCCTAAGTTCAGGAGAAGAATAG
- the rpsD gene encoding 30S ribosomal protein S4 has protein sequence MAVDRTPVLKRCRSLGLDPVFLGIDKKSNRSLNRANRKKSEYGLQLCEKQKAKFIYGVLEKPFRNYYAKAERMKGQTGTNLMTLLELRLDNVLFRLGYGRTRKECRQIVDHKHVLVNGKQVNIPSYQVKAGDVIEIKEKHRTSPRYKEILEVTEGRMIPSWLEADHDNFTGTVKELPSRDEIDVPVNETLIVELYSK, from the coding sequence ATGGCAGTAGATAGAACTCCAGTCTTAAAGAGATGTAGATCCTTAGGTTTAGATCCTGTCTTTTTAGGAATTGATAAAAAATCAAACAGAAGTTTAAATAGAGCAAACAGAAAGAAAAGTGAATACGGACTTCAGCTTTGCGAAAAACAGAAAGCTAAATTCATTTATGGTGTATTAGAAAAACCTTTCCGTAACTACTATGCAAAAGCAGAAAGAATGAAAGGTCAGACTGGTACAAACCTGATGACATTATTAGAGCTTCGTTTAGATAACGTATTATTCCGTTTAGGATACGGAAGAACAAGAAAAGAATGCAGACAGATCGTTGACCATAAACATGTATTAGTTAATGGAAAACAGGTTAACATTCCTTCTTACCAGGTTAAAGCTGGGGACGTTATCGAAATCAAAGAAAAACATAGAACATCTCCAAGATACAAAGAGATCTTAGAAGTAACAGAAGGAAGAATGATTCCTTCATGGTTAGAAGCAGATCATGATAACTTTACAGGAACTGTAAAAGAACTTCCATCAAGAGATGAGATCGACGTACCAGTTAACGAAACATTAATCGTCGAGTTATATTCTAAATAA
- the rpsK gene encoding 30S ribosomal protein S11 has protein sequence MAKVTKKSAKKRVKKNVQHGQAHIQSSFNNTIVTLTDAQGNALSWASAGGLGFRGSKKSTPYAAQMAAETATKAALVHGLKSVDVMVKGPGSGREAAIRALSAAGLEVTSISDVTPVPHNGCRPPKRRRV, from the coding sequence ATGGCTAAAGTTACAAAGAAAAGTGCAAAAAAACGTGTAAAGAAGAATGTACAGCACGGACAGGCACATATTCAGTCATCTTTTAATAATACAATCGTTACATTAACAGATGCACAGGGAAATGCTCTTTCTTGGGCAAGTGCAGGTGGATTAGGATTCAGAGGATCCAAAAAATCTACACCATATGCAGCTCAGATGGCAGCTGAAACTGCAACAAAAGCAGCATTAGTGCATGGATTAAAATCAGTAGATGTAATGGTTAAAGGTCCAGGATCAGGAAGAGAAGCAGCAATCCGTGCTTTATCAGCAGCAGGATTAGAAGTTACAAGCATCAGCGATGTAACACCTGTTCCACATAATGGATGTCGCCCACCAAAACGTAGAAGAGTCTAA
- the rpsM gene encoding 30S ribosomal protein S13 — protein MARISGVDLPREKRVEIGLTYIYGIGLSSAKRILAEANVDPDTRVRDLTDDEVKRISAVINDTQVVEGDLRREIALNIKRLKEIGCYRGKRHRQGLPCRGQKTKTNARTRKGPKKTVANKKK, from the coding sequence ATGGCTCGTATTTCAGGTGTTGATTTACCAAGAGAAAAGCGTGTAGAGATTGGTCTTACTTATATTTATGGAATCGGTCTTTCAAGCGCAAAACGTATTTTGGCAGAGGCAAATGTTGATCCTGATACTCGTGTACGCGACTTAACTGATGATGAAGTTAAAAGAATCAGTGCAGTTATCAACGATACACAGGTTGTAGAAGGTGATTTAAGAAGAGAAATCGCTCTTAACATTAAGAGATTAAAAGAAATTGGATGCTACAGAGGAAAACGTCATAGACAGGGACTTCCTTGCCGTGGACAGAAAACAAAAACTAACGCAAGAACACGTAAAGGTCCTAAGAAAACAGTAGCTAACAAGAAGAAATAA
- the rpmJ gene encoding 50S ribosomal protein L36, producing the protein MKVRASVKPICEKCKVIKRKGSVRVICENPKHKQRQG; encoded by the coding sequence GTGAAGGTTAGAGCATCTGTAAAACCAATTTGCGAAAAATGCAAGGTTATCAAGAGAAAAGGATCTGTCAGAGTAATCTGTGAGAATCCAAAACACAAACAGAGACAGGGATAA
- the infA gene encoding translation initiation factor IF-1, which translates to MAKSEAIEVEGVVLEKLPNAMFKVEIEGGHVILAHISGKLRMNYIKILPGDKVTLALSPYDLSKGRIIWRDK; encoded by the coding sequence ATGGCAAAATCAGAAGCAATTGAAGTTGAAGGAGTAGTGTTAGAAAAGTTACCAAACGCTATGTTCAAGGTAGAAATCGAAGGTGGACACGTAATTTTAGCTCACATCAGTGGAAAGCTTAGAATGAATTACATCAAGATTTTACCAGGTGACAAAGTAACACTGGCATTATCACCATATGATTTATCAAAAGGAAGAATTATTTGGAGAGACAAATAA